A stretch of Lathyrus oleraceus cultivar Zhongwan6 chromosome 6, CAAS_Psat_ZW6_1.0, whole genome shotgun sequence DNA encodes these proteins:
- the LOC127098586 gene encoding GRAS family protein RAM1 — MEDSEEDELLNLSLSVNRERKKKGKIITRENINNHHHNHNHNHNHNNNTFSMICTNRNSYEGYEGKIFRLLQMREQMLRKSTINVEDSNGLPLIHLLLTTATSVDENNFDSSLENLTDLYQTVSLTGDSVQRVVAYFTDGLTAKLLTKKSPFYEMLMEEPTIDEEFLAFTDLYRVSPYYQFAHFTANQAILECFEKEEERNNRSIHVIDFDVSYGFQWPSLIQSLSEKATSANRISLRITGFGKNLKELQETESRLISFSKSFVNIVFEFQGLLRGSRIINLRKKKNETVAVNLVSYLNKLTCLLKISDTLGFVHSLNPSIVVIVEQEGSKNPSRTFLSRFTDTLHYFAAMFDSLDDCLPLESIERLRIEKKLFGKEIKTMLNNYDIDDGGGGGGVDCAKYEKMETWKVRMENHAFVGMKMSSKCLIQAKLLLKMSTHYCPLQFEEEGGGGFRVSERDDGKAISLGWQNRFLLTVSAWKSL, encoded by the coding sequence ATGGAAGATTCAGAAGAAGATGAGCTTCTAAATCTCAGTCTTTCAGTTAACAGAGAAAGAAAAAAGAAGGGAAAAATCATCACAAGAGAAAACATTAACAACCACCACCACAATCACAACCACAATcacaaccacaacaacaacacTTTTTCTATGATTTGTACCAATAGAAACTCCTACGAAGGCTACGAAGGAAAAATCttcagacttcttcaaatgaGAGAACAAATGCTCCGAAAAAGCACCATCAACGTCGAAGACTCAAACGGTCTTCCATTAATTCACCTTCTTCTCACAACCGCAACTTCCGTCGACGAAAACAACTTCGATTCATCTCTCGAAAACCTAACAGATCTTTACCAAACCGTTTCACTCACCGGCGATTCAGTTCAACGAGTCGTCGCTTATTTTACCGACGGCTTAACCGCGAAACTCCTCACAAAAAAATCACCATTCTACGAAATGTTAATGGAAGAACCAACCATCGACGAAGAGTTTCTCGCATTCACAGATCTCTACAGAGTTTCACCGTATTACCAATTCGCTCATTTCACTGCAAATCAAGCTATCTTAGAATGCTTCgagaaagaagaagagagaaacAACCGCTCAATTCACGTGATCGATTTCGATGTTTCATACGGTTTTCAATGGCCTTCACTGATTCAATCACTCTCAGAAAAAGCTACAAGCGCAAACAGAATCTCGCTCAGAATAACTGGATTCGGTAAGAATTTAAAAGAGCTTCAAGAAACTGAATCTAGGTTAATTAGTTTCTCAAAAAGCTTCGTAAACATTGTTTTTGAATTTCAAGGTTTGTTAAGAGGATCGAGAATTATTAACCTAAGGAAGAAGAAAAACGAAACTGTGGCGGTTAATTTAGTTTCTTACCTAAACAAATTAACTTGTTTATTGAAAATTTCTGACACATTGGGATTTGTTCATTCCCTTAACCCTTCCATTGTGGTTATCGTTGAACAAGAAGGTTCTAAGAATCCTTCTAGAACCTTCTTGTCAAGATTCACAGACACATTGCATTATTTTGCAGCAATGTTTGATTCACTTGATGATTGTTTACCATTAGAGAGTATTGAGAGGTTGAGAATTGAGAAGAAACTTTTCGGTAAAGAGATTAAAACCATGCTTAATAACTATGATATAgatgatggtggtggtggtggtggtgttGATTGTGCAAAATATGAGAAAATGGAAACATGGAAAGTTAGAATGGAGAATCATGCTTTTGTTGGTATGAAAAtgagttcaaagtgtttgattCAAGCAAAATTGTTGCTTAAGATGAGCACACATTATTGTCCACTTCAGTTTGAGGAAGAAGGTGGTGGTGGTTTCAGAGTTTCTGAAAGAGATGATGGAAAAGCCATTTCATTAGGATGGCAAAATAGGTTTTTGCTTACTGTGTCAGCATGGAAATCACTTTGA